A single genomic interval of Lentimicrobium saccharophilum harbors:
- a CDS encoding CGGC domain-containing protein — MEKVKVGIIICDRYNTCAGGKCFRALKNREGAFAMYKEKEVELAAYTTCGGCPGGNIEYAPEEMKKNGVTHVHFATGFLVGYPPCPYMEYFRSFISEKYGLKVIMGTHPIPQKYLLTHQQLNTWNTPFLKEAIIPTMATESIRLQYD, encoded by the coding sequence ATGGAAAAAGTAAAAGTTGGCATCATCATTTGCGACAGATACAATACATGTGCCGGCGGCAAGTGTTTCAGGGCCTTAAAAAACCGTGAAGGGGCTTTTGCCATGTATAAAGAAAAGGAAGTGGAACTTGCCGCATACACTACCTGCGGGGGATGCCCCGGCGGAAACATAGAGTATGCGCCGGAAGAAATGAAGAAAAACGGCGTAACCCATGTCCATTTTGCAACGGGCTTTCTGGTAGGATATCCTCCCTGCCCGTATATGGAATACTTCAGGAGTTTTATCTCCGAAAAATACGGACTCAAAGTGATTATGGGAACCCATCCCATTCCGCAGAAATACCTGCTTACCCATCAGCAACTGAACACCTGGAATACGCCCTTTCTGAAAGAGGCGATTATACCAACAATGGCAACTGAATCCATCCGCCTGCAATATGATTGA
- a CDS encoding ATP-binding protein, translating into MIDTATITIAIASGKGGTGKTTLSTNLAALIAEREAVVLADLDVEEPNSGLFFRAEPVHQEVNYKAIPQWDESKCTLCGICTKVCNYHAVIRLGPSIVVFPELCHSCYACSELCPDAALPMVQKRTGILSEFRADNLHFIESRLDIGEEQAVPAIAKTKKYAAEKHPQVRLILYDSPPGTSCPVMEAVRDADFVILVTEPTPFGLHDLKLAVETVQVFGIPFGVVINRYGTGNKEVDEYCSKEQIPVLARIPDSRRIAELYSAGKLIYREIPEIREILEEILNTVITMAKGGRK; encoded by the coding sequence ATGATTGATACTGCCACCATAACCATAGCCATCGCCAGCGGCAAGGGCGGAACGGGGAAAACCACCCTATCCACCAATCTGGCAGCCCTTATTGCCGAACGTGAAGCGGTGGTACTCGCCGACCTGGATGTGGAGGAACCAAACTCGGGACTTTTCTTCCGGGCTGAACCCGTTCATCAGGAGGTTAATTATAAGGCAATTCCCCAATGGGATGAATCAAAATGCACCCTTTGCGGAATATGCACGAAAGTCTGCAATTATCACGCAGTAATCCGTCTGGGACCTTCCATCGTGGTATTTCCTGAACTTTGCCACAGCTGCTATGCCTGCTCCGAACTTTGTCCCGACGCCGCTCTTCCCATGGTGCAGAAAAGGACAGGAATTCTTTCGGAGTTCCGCGCAGACAACCTGCATTTTATCGAAAGCAGGCTTGACATCGGCGAAGAACAGGCCGTACCCGCCATTGCAAAAACCAAAAAGTACGCTGCTGAAAAGCATCCGCAGGTGCGCCTGATCCTTTACGACTCCCCGCCTGGTACATCATGCCCGGTGATGGAAGCCGTGAGGGATGCAGACTTTGTAATTCTGGTTACTGAGCCGACTCCCTTCGGACTTCATGACTTGAAACTGGCAGTGGAAACGGTACAAGTATTCGGAATTCCGTTTGGCGTGGTAATCAACCGCTACGGTACCGGCAATAAGGAGGTGGATGAATATTGCAGCAAAGAACAAATTCCGGTGCTGGCCAGAATACCTGACAGCCGGCGCATCGCCGAACTCTACTCGGCCGGCAAACTGATTTACAGGGAAATTCCTGAAATCAGGGAAATCCTGGAAGAAATCCTGAACACGGTAATCACCATGGCAAAAGGAGGCCGGAAATGA
- a CDS encoding ATP-binding protein, with protein MKEIVVISGKGGTGKTSVTASFSYFGGESVITADCDVDAADMHLLLKPDFEYSEDFYSGQISSIDQSACIRCGKCADVCRFDAIRVKDGVYRIDSLRCEGCGYCARVCPAEAIINKERLAGKWFISNIRTRGKMVHARLGTGADNSGKLVAKVKNEARELALEERADYVLVDGSPGVGCPVVSSLSGANFVIMVTEPSVSGLHDLKRVYELVKKFRIKAGCIINKADINPEQHQAILNFLAEEGIPHLTDLPYDGQFTRAITAGKTVAESGSVRLKEQLSACWEKVKKLTD; from the coding sequence ATGAAAGAAATTGTCGTGATATCAGGCAAAGGCGGCACCGGAAAGACTTCGGTAACGGCATCCTTCTCTTATTTTGGCGGTGAATCAGTGATTACCGCCGACTGCGACGTGGATGCCGCGGACATGCACCTGCTGCTGAAGCCCGATTTTGAATATTCGGAAGACTTTTACAGCGGCCAAATATCAAGCATAGATCAGTCCGCTTGTATTCGCTGCGGCAAATGCGCCGATGTTTGCCGTTTTGATGCCATTCGGGTAAAAGACGGCGTTTACCGGATAGATTCCCTGCGGTGTGAAGGTTGCGGATACTGCGCGCGTGTGTGCCCGGCAGAAGCCATTATCAATAAAGAACGCCTTGCCGGGAAGTGGTTTATTTCCAATATCCGTACCAGGGGTAAAATGGTTCATGCCCGCCTGGGCACAGGCGCCGACAATTCAGGCAAACTGGTTGCCAAAGTAAAAAATGAGGCCCGTGAACTTGCCCTGGAAGAGCGCGCAGATTATGTACTCGTTGACGGTTCTCCCGGGGTGGGATGCCCGGTGGTGTCCTCTCTCTCTGGTGCCAACTTCGTTATAATGGTCACCGAACCATCCGTATCGGGGCTCCATGACCTGAAACGGGTTTATGAACTGGTGAAAAAATTCCGCATCAAAGCGGGTTGCATCATCAACAAAGCCGATATCAATCCTGAGCAACATCAGGCAATTCTGAACTTTCTTGCTGAAGAAGGCATTCCGCATCTGACGGATCTGCCTTACGACGGGCAGTTTACCAGGGCCATTACAGCAGGGAAAACCGTTGCAGAGTCCGGTTCTGTCAGATTGAAGGAACAGCTTTCAGCATGCTGGGAAAAAGTGAAGAAACTAACTGATTAA
- a CDS encoding NifB/NifX family molybdenum-iron cluster-binding protein: MKIAFTASGTSWESKVDPRFGRAEFLVIYDEASGTLSSIDNSSVKNEAHGAGTATAQKIFEINPDVLITGNGPGDHAATALRHSKMKILVNAHDMTLKQAYEQYQKGLLNEF, from the coding sequence ATGAAAATCGCATTTACCGCCAGCGGGACCAGCTGGGAATCGAAAGTTGACCCGCGCTTCGGTCGCGCCGAATTTCTTGTAATCTATGATGAGGCAAGCGGAACGCTGAGCAGCATCGACAACAGTTCAGTAAAAAACGAAGCCCACGGGGCGGGAACGGCTACGGCGCAAAAAATTTTTGAAATCAATCCCGACGTACTCATCACCGGCAACGGCCCGGGCGACCATGCGGCAACGGCGCTCAGACATTCTAAAATGAAAATCCTGGTCAACGCGCATGACATGACCCTGAAACAGGCTTACGAGCAGTATCAAAAAGGTTTACTGAATGAGTTCTGA
- a CDS encoding radical SAM protein has protein sequence MEHIVYGPVPSRRLGKSLGVNNIPHKVCSYSCAYCQVGKAVSMQAGRSVFYNPSEIEIKVKERLAVLKLSEKPDYIAIVPDGEPTLDLNLGILVKKLKSTGIPVAVITNSSLLDREDVRMDLMSADYVSVKADTIDYDQWRSINRPYKTLELEDILTGIRIFSDSFKGKLVTETMLVKHINDQENSLNSLADFLGQIGPDIAYIATPTRPPAFENIIPADERALTIAFEIFKRHHLNTELLTGYEGNQFSSTGNFSTDLLSITAVHPMREEAVFGLMRKTGASQDDLIQMLYSGSIRRVDFDDHRYYLRSFSKKSNP, from the coding sequence ATGGAACATATTGTTTACGGGCCCGTACCCTCCAGAAGACTTGGCAAAAGCCTGGGTGTAAACAACATACCACACAAGGTATGCAGTTATTCCTGTGCTTATTGCCAGGTTGGGAAGGCCGTAAGCATGCAGGCAGGCCGGTCAGTTTTTTACAACCCTTCAGAAATAGAAATAAAAGTCAAAGAACGCCTGGCTGTACTTAAACTCAGTGAAAAGCCTGACTACATTGCCATTGTGCCGGATGGAGAACCTACCCTTGATCTGAACCTGGGCATCCTGGTCAAAAAACTGAAATCAACCGGAATACCTGTGGCCGTGATTACCAACAGCTCCCTTCTCGACAGAGAAGATGTAAGAATGGATCTGATGTCCGCAGACTATGTTTCTGTTAAAGCGGACACCATTGATTATGATCAGTGGAGATCAATCAACAGGCCTTACAAAACCCTTGAACTTGAAGACATATTGACCGGAATCAGAATATTCTCCGACAGTTTTAAAGGAAAACTTGTTACTGAAACAATGCTGGTAAAACATATCAATGATCAGGAGAATTCACTGAACAGCCTTGCAGACTTCCTCGGCCAGATCGGCCCGGACATTGCTTATATTGCCACTCCTACCCGTCCACCGGCATTTGAAAACATTATTCCGGCCGATGAAAGAGCCCTGACCATTGCTTTTGAAATCTTCAAAAGACATCACCTTAACACGGAGCTGCTCACAGGCTATGAAGGCAATCAGTTCAGCTCAACCGGAAATTTCAGCACCGACCTGCTGAGCATCACGGCCGTCCATCCCATGCGGGAAGAAGCCGTGTTTGGGTTGATGAGAAAAACCGGCGCTTCGCAGGATGATCTGATTCAGATGCTTTACTCAGGCAGCATCAGAAGAGTTGATTTTGACGATCATCGCTACTACCTGCGCAGCTTCAGCAAAAAAAGTAATCCTTAG
- the cobO gene encoding cob(I)yrinic acid a,c-diamide adenosyltransferase, which translates to MKPKGYIHLYTGNGKGKTTAALGLALRAAGAGLQVFIAQFVKGMHYSELESLGRIPEINIRQYGLDCFIVNEPTEKDIRAARKGLEEVTDIIRHHRAGVVILDEVCIALHYRLFGLEEIISLLKTKPEDMEIVMTGRYAPVELYEYADLITEMKEVKHYYNKGIDARKGIEF; encoded by the coding sequence ATGAAACCAAAAGGATACATACACCTCTATACCGGAAACGGAAAAGGCAAAACCACGGCTGCCCTTGGCCTTGCCCTCAGGGCCGCCGGTGCAGGGTTGCAGGTTTTTATCGCCCAGTTTGTCAAAGGCATGCATTATTCAGAGCTGGAAAGCCTCGGGAGAATCCCCGAGATTAACATCCGGCAATACGGGCTGGACTGCTTTATCGTAAATGAACCCACAGAAAAGGATATCCGGGCAGCGCGCAAAGGGCTGGAAGAAGTAACGGATATCATCCGGCACCACCGGGCCGGTGTGGTAATTCTTGACGAAGTGTGCATTGCCCTGCATTACCGTTTGTTTGGCCTGGAGGAAATCATCAGCCTGCTGAAAACCAAACCGGAAGATATGGAGATTGTGATGACGGGCCGTTACGCCCCCGTTGAACTCTACGAATACGCCGACCTTATCACCGAGATGAAAGAGGTAAAGCATTATTACAACAAGGGAATTGACGCCAGAAAAGGCATTGAATTTTAA
- a CDS encoding trans-sulfuration enzyme family protein, whose translation MNTKDKGFSTKLIHAGAFDDEFGSATVPIYQSSTFRFKSAQHGADCFSGASDGYIYTRIGNPTIRAFERNIAELENGYDGIATSSGMGAISSVYMALLGAGSHIISSDAVYGPARGVLEQDFSRFNVEASFVNTSNLDNIRKAIRPNTKVLYIETPANPTMDITDVAACAEIARAHNLILVVDNTFSSPYLQKPLDLGADAVLHSITKFINGHADIVGGVIVAKDPAIYKKIRHSMVYMGCNMDPTQAFMVLRGVKTLAIRIERAQENAMKVAEFLQSHPKVAWIKYPGLKSHPQYELACRQMNGFGSMMSFGLKGGYEAGKKLMDNVHLAILAVSLGGVETLIQHPASMTHAAVSHENKLAAGITDDLVRFSVGIESVEDIIEDLKHGLSII comes from the coding sequence ATGAACACGAAAGACAAAGGATTCAGCACCAAACTCATTCACGCCGGTGCATTCGACGATGAATTCGGGAGCGCAACCGTTCCCATTTACCAGTCATCAACCTTCCGCTTTAAAAGTGCGCAACACGGGGCCGACTGTTTCTCGGGAGCCAGTGACGGGTACATCTACACCCGCATCGGCAATCCGACCATCAGGGCTTTTGAACGCAACATCGCGGAACTTGAAAACGGATACGACGGCATTGCCACCAGTTCGGGCATGGGTGCCATCAGCAGTGTTTACATGGCATTACTCGGCGCCGGAAGTCACATCATCAGCTCCGACGCGGTTTACGGACCGGCAAGGGGCGTACTGGAGCAGGATTTCTCGCGCTTCAATGTTGAAGCCAGTTTTGTAAACACCTCCAACCTTGATAATATCCGCAAGGCAATCCGGCCGAATACAAAAGTGCTCTACATCGAGACCCCGGCCAATCCCACCATGGACATCACCGACGTTGCCGCCTGCGCGGAAATTGCCAGAGCACACAACCTGATCCTGGTGGTCGACAATACCTTCAGTTCACCCTACCTGCAGAAACCGCTCGATCTGGGCGCCGATGCGGTGCTGCATTCCATCACCAAATTCATCAACGGGCATGCCGATATCGTAGGCGGGGTGATCGTAGCGAAAGATCCGGCCATTTACAAAAAGATCAGGCATTCCATGGTATATATGGGCTGCAACATGGATCCCACCCAGGCCTTTATGGTGCTGCGTGGAGTGAAAACCCTGGCTATCCGCATCGAAAGGGCACAGGAAAATGCCATGAAGGTCGCTGAATTTCTTCAGTCGCATCCGAAAGTAGCCTGGATCAAATATCCGGGGCTGAAATCACACCCCCAATACGAACTGGCCTGCAGACAGATGAACGGCTTCGGCTCCATGATGAGTTTCGGACTGAAGGGCGGCTATGAAGCCGGAAAAAAACTGATGGACAATGTACACCTTGCCATATTGGCTGTTTCGCTGGGTGGAGTGGAAACCCTGATTCAGCATCCGGCTTCAATGACGCATGCCGCCGTCAGCCATGAAAACAAACTGGCCGCCGGCATCACCGATGACCTGGTAAGGTTCTCCGTGGGTATTGAAAGCGTGGAAGACATTATTGAAGATTTAAAACATGGATTATCAATAATTTGA
- a CDS encoding FAD-dependent oxidoreductase, with protein MKTTDVLIIGGSAAGMVAAVTGKSSWSDKSFTLVKKQKDVMVPCGIPYIFGTLDSSQLNIMPVDNMMAKAGVESLVDEVIAIDKKTKTATLKEGGIIGYDKLVIATGSRPVLPKWLKGADLDNVFVIPKDKTYLDNMKEKINGLKKVVVIGAGFIGVEFSDELVKSGHDVTLVEKESCILYSAFDDEVASRIGDILSTRGVKIITGNGISEVMGSEKVEKVKLENGDTLEADAVILSMGYRPNTELAVNAGIFVDEGGFIAVDEYMRTHEKDIFAIGDCAQKRDFVTRKRVPTMLASTACAEARVAGMNLFNIHVVKTFSGTIGIYSTAIGEYGFGTAGLIERRALEEEISVITGTFEGVDRHPGNLPDTHKQMVKLVVAKYSGVIIGGEVIGGLSAGELTNVIGLAIENRMSVNSLLISQIGTHPCLTASPAAYPLIKAAEVVATKLRNL; from the coding sequence ATGAAAACAACTGATGTACTGATTATCGGCGGCAGTGCCGCCGGTATGGTCGCGGCCGTGACCGGAAAAAGTTCCTGGTCAGACAAATCGTTCACACTGGTAAAGAAGCAGAAAGACGTAATGGTTCCCTGCGGGATTCCTTACATTTTCGGAACCCTCGACAGCAGCCAGCTTAACATTATGCCGGTCGACAACATGATGGCCAAAGCCGGCGTGGAGTCATTGGTGGATGAGGTCATCGCCATCGACAAAAAAACAAAAACGGCAACCCTGAAAGAAGGCGGCATTATCGGGTACGATAAACTTGTAATCGCAACCGGCTCCAGGCCTGTACTTCCCAAATGGCTGAAAGGCGCAGATCTTGACAATGTATTTGTCATTCCGAAAGATAAAACCTACCTCGACAACATGAAGGAAAAGATCAACGGTCTGAAGAAGGTTGTAGTCATCGGTGCCGGGTTTATCGGCGTCGAGTTTTCTGATGAACTCGTCAAGTCGGGCCACGATGTAACCCTGGTGGAGAAAGAGTCATGTATTCTGTATTCAGCCTTCGACGATGAAGTTGCTTCCCGCATCGGCGATATTCTCTCGACCCGGGGAGTTAAAATCATCACCGGAAACGGCATCAGCGAAGTGATGGGAAGCGAAAAAGTTGAGAAGGTGAAACTGGAAAACGGCGACACCCTGGAAGCTGACGCGGTAATCCTTTCCATGGGGTACCGCCCCAACACGGAACTGGCTGTGAATGCAGGCATTTTTGTGGATGAGGGTGGATTTATCGCTGTGGATGAATATATGCGTACCCACGAGAAAGATATCTTTGCCATTGGTGATTGTGCACAAAAACGGGATTTTGTCACCCGCAAGCGGGTTCCCACCATGCTGGCTTCCACGGCCTGCGCCGAAGCCCGCGTTGCAGGCATGAATCTTTTCAACATTCATGTGGTTAAAACCTTCAGCGGAACCATAGGCATATATTCCACCGCCATTGGTGAATACGGATTCGGAACTGCAGGACTGATTGAACGCAGGGCACTTGAGGAGGAAATTTCAGTGATTACCGGCACCTTTGAAGGCGTTGACCGCCACCCCGGTAACCTGCCCGACACCCACAAGCAGATGGTTAAACTGGTTGTTGCCAAATATTCAGGCGTAATCATCGGGGGCGAGGTAATCGGCGGACTGAGTGCCGGCGAACTTACCAACGTAATCGGACTGGCCATAGAGAACCGTATGTCGGTCAATTCGCTGCTGATCTCACAAATCGGAACCCACCCCTGCCTGACGGCCTCTCCGGCGGCATACCCGCTGATCAAGGCAGCTGAAGTGGTGGCAACAAAACTTCGCAATCTCTGA
- a CDS encoding Mrp/NBP35 family ATP-binding protein: protein MNAFEKISLPGVKKIIVVASGKGGVGKSTISSNLAVALARQGFKVALTDADIYGPSVPRMFGIEHLKPEVHTEDGKEVMTPVEKFGVKIMSIGFFIERNQGLIWRGPMAANAITQLFENTRWGDIDYMIVDFPPGTGDIQLTTVQKLDLHGVILVTTPQEIAMNDARKAASMFTNHELNVPLLGIVENMSWFTPLQHPGEKYFIFGQGGAALLASELKTTLLGQIPLVAEVGEAAEKGLPVYNLHDQSVSNAFEKVVEMLI from the coding sequence ATGAATGCGTTCGAAAAAATTTCACTGCCCGGGGTGAAGAAAATCATCGTTGTTGCCTCGGGAAAGGGAGGGGTAGGTAAATCGACCATTTCATCCAACCTTGCCGTCGCACTGGCCAGGCAGGGGTTCAAAGTGGCATTGACAGATGCGGATATTTACGGGCCTTCGGTTCCCCGGATGTTCGGGATTGAGCACCTGAAGCCCGAAGTGCACACAGAGGACGGGAAGGAAGTAATGACACCCGTGGAAAAGTTTGGTGTGAAAATTATGTCCATTGGTTTCTTTATTGAACGAAATCAGGGATTGATCTGGCGCGGCCCGATGGCGGCCAATGCCATCACCCAGCTGTTTGAAAATACCCGGTGGGGCGATATCGACTATATGATTGTGGATTTCCCTCCGGGTACAGGTGATATTCAGCTTACAACGGTTCAAAAACTGGACCTTCACGGAGTTATTCTTGTAACAACGCCCCAGGAAATCGCGATGAATGACGCGCGCAAGGCAGCGTCCATGTTTACCAATCACGAGCTCAACGTGCCGCTGCTCGGGATTGTCGAAAATATGTCGTGGTTTACGCCCCTGCAGCATCCCGGTGAAAAATACTTCATCTTCGGACAGGGAGGAGCCGCTTTACTGGCTTCAGAGCTTAAAACAACCCTGCTCGGGCAGATCCCCCTGGTGGCAGAAGTCGGGGAAGCGGCCGAGAAGGGACTCCCGGTCTACAACCTTCACGACCAAAGCGTTTCCAATGCCTTTGAAAAAGTCGTTGAAATGCTGATCTGA
- a CDS encoding HAD family hydrolase yields the protein MGYRKTIIPETLLLENIYPMPAKTIIFDFGGVLVDWNPRYLYKKIFSSETEMEWFLSNVCTPEWNQAMDAGKPFAVGIAELCEQFPGGEAQIHAYYDRWPEMLGGEITSSVGILSELKASGFRIYGLTNWSAETIPLAYSRFGFFQQLDGIVVSGEEKVIKPDPEIFRILLKRYHLKPEDCIFIDDNPENITVASELSIDSIHFTDPEMLLNELRKRGVLS from the coding sequence ATGGGTTACCGGAAAACAATCATTCCTGAAACCTTATTGCTTGAAAATATCTATCCTATGCCTGCAAAAACAATTATTTTCGACTTCGGCGGCGTACTTGTCGACTGGAACCCCCGCTACCTTTACAAAAAAATCTTCTCCTCCGAAACCGAAATGGAATGGTTCCTTTCAAATGTCTGCACCCCTGAATGGAATCAGGCCATGGATGCCGGAAAACCCTTTGCCGTAGGTATTGCAGAACTGTGTGAGCAGTTTCCCGGAGGGGAAGCGCAGATCCATGCTTATTATGATCGCTGGCCCGAAATGCTGGGCGGTGAAATAACCTCCAGCGTCGGAATATTGTCTGAACTAAAAGCCAGCGGTTTCCGCATCTATGGCCTTACCAACTGGTCGGCCGAAACGATCCCATTAGCTTACAGCCGCTTCGGTTTTTTTCAGCAACTGGATGGCATCGTGGTCTCGGGCGAAGAAAAAGTGATCAAGCCCGATCCGGAAATATTCAGGATACTGTTAAAGCGCTATCACCTGAAACCGGAGGATTGTATCTTTATTGATGATAATCCTGAAAACATTACTGTTGCCAGTGAATTAAGTATAGATTCCATACACTTCACTGATCCTGAAATGCTTTTAAATGAATTAAGAAAAAGAGGCGTTTTATCCTGA
- a CDS encoding DUF1697 domain-containing protein: MKRYIALLRGINVGGKNPIRMADLTAVFAEAGFRDVKTYIQSGNIVFESQPESEPVLSEIISNRISSRFGLTVPVLVFSRGRLQQIYNQNPFLTADGFDHKHLCITLLSGIPELSTIAPLNGEDFYPERFHVIGDAVYLYCPHGYGKTRLTNTFWEKKTGLTATSRNLQTIQKLCTL, encoded by the coding sequence ATGAAGAGATACATTGCGCTGCTCCGCGGCATCAACGTCGGCGGAAAAAACCCGATACGCATGGCTGACCTGACAGCAGTGTTTGCCGAAGCCGGTTTCAGGGATGTAAAAACGTACATTCAAAGCGGTAACATTGTTTTTGAATCGCAACCTGAAAGTGAACCTGTGTTGTCTGAGATTATCAGCAATCGTATCAGCAGCCGGTTCGGGCTGACTGTTCCGGTGCTGGTATTTTCCAGGGGGCGGCTTCAGCAGATTTATAATCAGAATCCGTTTCTGACTGCCGACGGGTTTGATCACAAGCACCTCTGCATTACCCTGCTTTCCGGCATTCCGGAACTTTCCACAATTGCTCCGCTAAACGGAGAGGATTTTTATCCCGAGCGCTTCCACGTTATCGGGGACGCCGTTTATCTGTATTGCCCGCACGGATATGGAAAAACCAGGCTCACCAATACTTTCTGGGAAAAGAAAACGGGATTGACGGCCACATCCAGAAATCTGCAAACCATTCAAAAGCTCTGCACCTTATAA
- a CDS encoding zinc metallopeptidase gives MGYLLIFGVFMLISWAVGARLKSRFREYSKIPVNYGLSGREIAEKMLRESGVDDVQVVSVQGELSDHYNPMTKTVNLSPDVYHGRSISAAAVAAHECGHAVQHATAYAWLMMRSKLVPVVSFASNWVQWVLLAGILLVNTFPGLLLAGIVLFALTTLFSFITLPVELDASRRAIAWLDGSGIASPATLPKAQEALRLAAYTYVVAALASLATLLYYIMIYMGRRD, from the coding sequence ATGGGTTACCTGTTAATATTCGGCGTCTTTATGCTTATCAGTTGGGCTGTTGGCGCCAGGTTGAAATCCAGGTTCAGGGAGTACAGTAAAATCCCTGTTAATTACGGATTGAGCGGCCGGGAGATCGCGGAGAAAATGCTGCGCGAAAGCGGGGTGGACGATGTGCAGGTAGTTTCTGTACAGGGCGAACTCTCCGATCATTACAATCCCATGACCAAAACGGTCAATCTGAGTCCGGATGTGTACCATGGCCGCAGCATTTCAGCCGCAGCCGTAGCGGCACACGAGTGCGGCCATGCCGTGCAGCATGCTACCGCCTACGCCTGGCTGATGATGCGTTCAAAACTGGTGCCGGTGGTAAGTTTTGCCTCCAACTGGGTGCAGTGGGTGCTGTTGGCCGGCATCCTGCTGGTAAATACTTTTCCCGGGCTGCTTCTGGCCGGTATCGTGCTGTTTGCGCTTACCACGCTCTTCAGCTTTATCACCCTTCCGGTGGAGCTTGACGCCAGCCGCCGTGCCATTGCCTGGCTCGACGGCAGCGGGATTGCTTCACCCGCTACACTTCCCAAGGCACAGGAGGCATTGCGCCTTGCTGCCTATACCTACGTTGTAGCCGCACTGGCCTCACTGGCTACCCTGCTCTACTATATTATGATCTACATGGGACGCAGGGATTAA
- a CDS encoding gamma carbonic anhydrase family protein, whose product MALIRAVKGIHPKIGKNCFFAENATVVGEVEMGDNCSVWFNAVVRGDVHYIKIGNNVNIQDGAVIHCTYQKSPVNIGNNVSIAHNAIVHGCTINDNVLIGMGAIVMDDVVVESNSIIAAGAVVSQGTVVESGSVYAGIPAKKIKSIDTKLLEGQVNRISKSYTMYASWHDPSIEPIG is encoded by the coding sequence ATGGCTTTAATAAGAGCGGTGAAAGGAATTCACCCCAAAATCGGAAAAAACTGCTTTTTTGCTGAAAACGCTACCGTGGTCGGCGAAGTGGAAATGGGCGACAACTGCAGCGTGTGGTTCAACGCGGTGGTGCGCGGGGATGTGCATTACATCAAAATCGGAAATAATGTCAATATTCAGGATGGCGCGGTGATCCATTGCACCTACCAGAAGTCGCCGGTGAATATCGGTAACAATGTTTCCATCGCCCACAATGCCATTGTTCATGGCTGTACCATCAACGACAATGTGTTGATAGGCATGGGCGCCATCGTTATGGATGATGTGGTGGTGGAAAGCAATTCCATTATCGCTGCCGGTGCGGTGGTATCGCAGGGCACCGTTGTGGAATCGGGCAGTGTATATGCAGGTATCCCCGCGAAAAAAATCAAATCCATCGACACCAAACTCCTCGAAGGTCAGGTGAACCGGATATCCAAAAGCTATACCATGTATGCCAGCTGGCACGATCCTTCAATAGAGCCCATTGGTTAG